In a genomic window of Sporosarcina trichiuri:
- a CDS encoding glycerophosphodiester phosphodiesterase, with amino-acid sequence MTAPLIYAHRGASGAFPENTMRAFEEARKAGAAGIELDVQLSKDGQVVIIHDETVDRTTDGMGYVQDHTLPQLKKLDAGSWVAPSFSDERIPTLNELLQWMTEDGNSITVNIELKNDVTQYKGLELKVLALIDTYQIEDRIILASFNPLSLKQVRALNPTIETGYLVIGKADYAVELTTEIGADAIHCQPAYALSPYAEEAKQAGFPLRVYTVNERDELERLTKAGIDTFMTDHPALLK; translated from the coding sequence ATGACAGCACCCCTCATCTACGCCCACCGCGGAGCAAGCGGGGCCTTTCCTGAAAATACGATGCGAGCGTTCGAAGAAGCCCGCAAAGCCGGAGCAGCCGGCATCGAATTGGACGTCCAGCTGTCAAAGGATGGCCAAGTCGTCATCATCCACGACGAAACCGTGGACCGCACGACAGACGGAATGGGCTACGTCCAGGATCACACACTGCCGCAGCTCAAGAAACTGGACGCCGGCAGCTGGGTCGCCCCCTCCTTTTCCGACGAGAGGATCCCGACGCTCAACGAACTGCTGCAATGGATGACCGAAGACGGCAATTCCATTACGGTCAATATCGAATTGAAGAACGATGTCACCCAGTACAAAGGGCTCGAACTAAAAGTGCTCGCGCTCATCGACACGTACCAAATCGAGGACCGGATCATCCTGGCCTCGTTCAATCCGCTCAGCCTCAAACAGGTCCGGGCACTGAACCCGACCATCGAGACCGGCTACTTGGTCATCGGCAAAGCGGACTACGCAGTGGAGCTCACCACAGAAATCGGTGCTGACGCCATCCACTGCCAGCCAGCATACGCCCTGTCCCCGTATGCGGAAGAAGCCAAACAAGCTGGCTTCCCGCTGCGCGTCTACACCGTCAACGAGCGTGACGAACTGGAACGTCTCACCAAAGCAGGCATCGACACCTTCATGACCGACCACCCCGCTTTACTTAAATAG